In Miscanthus floridulus cultivar M001 chromosome 5, ASM1932011v1, whole genome shotgun sequence, one genomic interval encodes:
- the LOC136454708 gene encoding uncharacterized mitochondrial protein AtMg00860-like: MVKDCFTCESKVANVVVSKHVMSSSLLGYIVSAQGIEANPEKVSAVTRMNWPTYVKDVQKLTGCMAALSHFISRFGEKCLPFFKLLKANEHFEWTEDADKAFVELKQFLTLPPIMIAPQSSETLRIISPQPPGLLA, encoded by the coding sequence atggtaaaggattgtttcacgtgtgaatcaaaagttgctaatgtggttgtatccaagcatgtgatgtcctcatcacttttGGGCTACATCGTTAGTGCTCAGGGCATTGAGGCAAACCCTGAGAAAGTCTCGGCCGTCACCAGAATGAACTGGCCGACCTATgtgaaagatgtccagaagcttacagGATGTATGGCAGCCCTGAGCCACTTCATATCACGATTTGGTGAGAAATGtctccccttcttcaagctactgAAGGCTAATGAGCATTTCGAGTGGACGGAGGATGCCGACAAGGCCTTTGTTGAGCTCAAACAGTTCCTGACTTTGCCTCCAATTATGATTGCACCTCAATCCAGTGAGACTTTACGGATCATATCGCCACAACCTCCTGGGTTGTTAGCATGA